A region of Chloracidobacterium sp. DNA encodes the following proteins:
- a CDS encoding nuclear transport factor 2 family protein — translation MKVGIVFLILIFAFAFNASAQTSEKDAVRVPLENYIKGHATGDAEFFKKAFHTEGNLIFIRDGKYTTRSFSEYIAGATGGKPAADEAKRKRSIESIDVVGNAATAKIILDYPTVKLTDYMSLLKINGEWKIVNKIFTSEPKAPVETKKP, via the coding sequence ATGAAAGTTGGTATTGTATTTCTCATCCTGATTTTTGCTTTTGCGTTTAACGCATCGGCTCAGACATCAGAAAAAGATGCTGTGCGTGTTCCGCTCGAAAACTATATCAAGGGCCATGCGACCGGTGACGCGGAGTTTTTTAAAAAAGCGTTTCACACCGAGGGCAACCTTATCTTTATCCGCGACGGCAAATACACAACACGCAGCTTTTCCGAGTACATTGCCGGGGCAACCGGTGGCAAGCCTGCTGCCGATGAAGCTAAACGTAAACGTTCGATCGAAAGCATCGACGTAGTCGGAAACGCCGCGACAGCTAAGATAATCCTCGACTATCCTACAGTTAAGCTGACAGACTATATGTCGCTGCTCAAGATCAACGGTGAATGGAAGATCGTAAATAAAATATTTACCTCTGAGCCTAAGGCTCCCGTGGAAACCAAAAAGCCTTAA